The Gemmatimonadota bacterium DH-78 region GAGGGGTGAGACGGGGCGGGGTGGTGAAGACCGGCGGCAGCGCGGTCATCCGCTCGAGCCCCTCGCGGAGCCGCCGTACCTCCAACTCGTGGTCGAGCACCTCTCGATGCGCCTGCTGGAGCAGGAGGTTCTCGGGATCCCAGCGGGCCAGCACGTCGTAGATCAGCCCGGCCGACGCCTGAAGCTGCCGCGCCGACTTCGGACGTCCCGGGGGGCCCTGAAACACCAGTCCCGACACGCGAGCCACGTCGCGAAAGCGGCGCCGAGCCAGCTCCGTGGCGTTCATGCAGGCGTGCAGATCGTCGATCAGGCGGTCGGGGCTCCACAGCGGGACCCACTCGCCCGGATCGTCCGGAAGGGGATCGGGCGAGACGATCTCGAACCCGTAGTCGTTGGCCGACACCGAGGCCGTGCGAGGGGCGCGCTGCGACAGCCGCCAGGCCACCAGCGCCGCCAACCCCTCGTGGGCCGCGCGGCCCAGGAAGGGAAAGAGAAAGAGGTGGTGCCCCTCGCGCGTGCGGTGCCGCTCTCCGAGCAGATGGGCGTGGCCGGGCAGTCTCGACCATCGCGCCTGAACCTCGAGCAGCGGGGCCACGGCCGCCATCTCCGGCGTGTGCTGCGACCCCGAGCCGGACAGGGCCGCGGCCACCGCCTCTGCCAGGTGCGTGGACAACGGCATGCGGCCCCCCGCCCAGCGCGGCACGGGCCGGCGCGCCTTCCGCCCCTTCGCCAGGCGCACCCAGGCGACCATGTCACGGGTGCGCACGAGTTCGAGTTCCCGGCCGGCGAAGAGAAACCGATCGCCGGGCGAGAGCCGCGAGACGAAACGCTCCTCCACCCGGCCGAGCCGACCTCCCTTGAGAAAGCGGACCTGCATCTGACCGTCGTCGGTGATCGTGCCGACGGACATGCGGTGTCGACGCGCCACGGATCGCGACTCCACCACGAAGCGGTCGCCGGCGCGCACCACCCGGTGGTAGCGAGGGTAGGCCTCGAGCGTCGCTCCCCCGCGCGTGACGAAGTCGAGACACCAGTCGAGCGCCGAGTCGGCGAGGTCTCGGTAGGCACGGGTGCTCCGCACCTCCGCGGCGATCTCCGCCCGTGTGAAGCCTCCGCCCAGCGCCCGGGTGACCAGGTGCTGGCACAGCACGTCGAGCGCACCCACCAGAGGATGTCGCGGCTCCACCGAGCCCGCCTCGATGGAGGTCCGGGCGGCTGCGAACTCCACGATCTCCAGCGCGTGAGTGGGCACGCACACGATTCGGCGCACGCCGCCGGGGCGGTGGCCACTGCGCCCGGCCCGCTGTAGAAGCCGCGCCACCCCCTTCGGGCTGCCGACCTGAATCACGCGATCCACCGGTGAGAAATCGACGCCCAGGTCGAGGGTGGAGGTGCACACCACGCAGCGGGCCGTGCCCAGACGGAGTCGCTCTTCGGCCGCCGTGCGCGCCTCGCGGGCGAGCGAGCCATGGTGAAGCAGCACGTCGTCGGCCCAGTCCGGACGCGCCTCGACGATGGCCCGGTGCCAGAGCTCGGCCTGCGAGCGGGTGTTGGTGAAGAGCAGAGCGGTGCCCGGTGCGTCGAGTTCGGCGAGCACCGGCTCCAGCAACCGGAGCCCGAGATGCCCCGCCCACGGAAACCGGTCCGGGCCCGCGGGGTCGGGGAGCACGGTGCGCAGTTCGATCGCCCCCGAGGGCACGTCGTCGCCGGCTCCCACGAGCCGACCGCCCGCTCCGGGGCCCAACAGCGTATTCTGCGCCTCGTGAAGATTCTGGAGCGTGGCCGAGAGGCCCCACGTGCGGAGATCGGGGCGCAGCGTGCGGAGGCGGGCGAGCCCCAGTTCGCACTGCACCCCGCGCTTGCTGCCGAGCAGCTCGTGCCACTCGTCGACCACCACCGTGTCGAGCGCGGCGAAGATGCGGGGATGCCGCGTCTCCGTGAGCAGGAGCGAGAGCGACTCCGGAGTGGTGATCAGCACCTCCGGCGGGTGGGTCTTCTGGCGTCTCTTCAGGGCGGCGGCGGTGTCGCCGGTTCGGCGCTCGACCCGCCAGTCGAGGCCCAGCCCGGCCGTCAGTTCCGACAACGCCGTCTCGGTGTCGCGAGCGAGGGCACGCAACGGGGTGATCCAGAGCAGTCTCAGCCCCGACGCATCGTCTTCGGGGGCCTCGACCGCCGCCCCGAGGGGTCCGCCCGCCGCCGCCACCGTCTTGCCGAGCCCGGTGGGCACGTGCAGAAGGCCGCTCTCGCCTTCCGACCAGGCCCTCCACACCTCGCGCTGAAATCCGAACGGCCTCCACCCGCGTTCGGCGAACCACCGCTCGAGCGCGTCGACACCCGCGCTCACGCCTCACCCTCCGCCGACGGCTCTCCCGAGCGCGGGATCAGGGCTCGAACCGCGTCGAGGGTATCGGCCTCCTCGGCCGGCTTGTCGCGACGCCAGCGGACCATGCGAGGGAACCGCACCGCCACGCCCGACTTGTGGCGCGTGGAGCGGCGAATGCCCTCGAAGGCCAGCTCGAACACCAGCTCCGGCTTCACCGAGCGCACCGGACCGAACCGCTCGATGGTGTGGCGCCGAACCCAGCGGTCCACCTCGCGGATCTCGGCGTCCGTCAGCCCCGAGTAGGCCTTCGCGATCGGCACGAGCACATCGCCGTCCCACACCCCGAAGGTGTAGTCGGAGTGGAGCGAGGCCCGACGCCCGTGCCCGCGCTGCGCGTAGAGCATCACGGCGTCCACCTGAAAGGGCTCCACCTTCCACTTCCACCAATCGCCCCGGGGCCGGCCCACGCGATACGGGCCCTCGCGCCGCTTGAGCATCAGCCCCTCGACGCCGCGCTCGCGGGCGCCCTCGCGCAGCGCGGCGAGCGCCGGCCAACTCGGGGCATCGACGAGGGGCGACACCCCGAGTACGGGTGCTCCGCCGTGGCCCTGAGGCACGTCGATCCCGTCCATGAGTGCCTCCAGAGCGGCCCGACGTTCGTCGAGCGACCGGGTGCGACGATCCTGGCCCCCGGCCTCGAGCAGATCGTAGGCGAGAAAACGCACCGGCACCTCTTTCAGCAGGCGGGCACCCACCCGCTTGCGGTTCAGCCGACGCTGCAGCTGCGCGAAGGGCCGCACACCCTCCGCACCCCAGGCCACCACCTCGCCGTCGAGCACGTGGCCGTCGGGAAGAACGCCCGCGGCGTCGGCGATCTCGGGAAACCACGGCGTGACGAGCTCCTCGCCCCTCGACCAGACGAGCACCTCGCCCACTCGCCGGATGAGCTGGGCCCGGATGCCGTCCCATTTCCACTCGACCTGCCACTCTTCGCGATCGCCCAGTGACTCCACTCCCCGAGCCTCGTCCACGGCGTGCGCGAGAAAGAATGGAT contains the following coding sequences:
- a CDS encoding ligase-associated DNA damage response DEXH box helicase — protein: MSAGVDALERWFAERGWRPFGFQREVWRAWSEGESGLLHVPTGLGKTVAAAGGPLGAAVEAPEDDASGLRLLWITPLRALARDTETALSELTAGLGLDWRVERRTGDTAAALKRRQKTHPPEVLITTPESLSLLLTETRHPRIFAALDTVVVDEWHELLGSKRGVQCELGLARLRTLRPDLRTWGLSATLQNLHEAQNTLLGPGAGGRLVGAGDDVPSGAIELRTVLPDPAGPDRFPWAGHLGLRLLEPVLAELDAPGTALLFTNTRSQAELWHRAIVEARPDWADDVLLHHGSLAREARTAAEERLRLGTARCVVCTSTLDLGVDFSPVDRVIQVGSPKGVARLLQRAGRSGHRPGGVRRIVCVPTHALEIVEFAAARTSIEAGSVEPRHPLVGALDVLCQHLVTRALGGGFTRAEIAAEVRSTRAYRDLADSALDWCLDFVTRGGATLEAYPRYHRVVRAGDRFVVESRSVARRHRMSVGTITDDGQMQVRFLKGGRLGRVEERFVSRLSPGDRFLFAGRELELVRTRDMVAWVRLAKGRKARRPVPRWAGGRMPLSTHLAEAVAAALSGSGSQHTPEMAAVAPLLEVQARWSRLPGHAHLLGERHRTREGHHLFLFPFLGRAAHEGLAALVAWRLSQRAPRTASVSANDYGFEIVSPDPLPDDPGEWVPLWSPDRLIDDLHACMNATELARRRFRDVARVSGLVFQGPPGRPKSARQLQASAGLIYDVLARWDPENLLLQQAHREVLDHELEVRRLREGLERMTALPPVFTTPPRLTPLAFPIWAERMQAQVSTESWVDRVRRVAGRLEKAAGTAGA
- a CDS encoding ATP-dependent DNA ligase, translating into MRRFAALVESLDRTTRTTEKVAALADYFRAAPPEDAAWALYVLSGRTVKRAVSSTRLREWMVERAGHPDWLVDEAYSAVGDLAETLALLHPPTPADTTGGTDLPLHRMMEERVVPLRDLEEAEARRTVLHTWSELDAAQRFVWNKLLTGAFRLGVGRKLTVRGLASATGLDPAILAHRVTGRWSPTPDDFARITAPAASETDPGRPYPFFLAHAVDEARGVESLGDREEWQVEWKWDGIRAQLIRRVGEVLVWSRGEELVTPWFPEIADAAGVLPDGHVLDGEVVAWGAEGVRPFAQLQRRLNRKRVGARLLKEVPVRFLAYDLLEAGGQDRRTRSLDERRAALEALMDGIDVPQGHGGAPVLGVSPLVDAPSWPALAALREGARERGVEGLMLKRREGPYRVGRPRGDWWKWKVEPFQVDAVMLYAQRGHGRRASLHSDYTFGVWDGDVLVPIAKAYSGLTDAEIREVDRWVRRHTIERFGPVRSVKPELVFELAFEGIRRSTRHKSGVAVRFPRMVRWRRDKPAEEADTLDAVRALIPRSGEPSAEGEA